Proteins from a genomic interval of Sphingobacterium sp. SYP-B4668:
- a CDS encoding RagB/SusD family nutrient uptake outer membrane protein, producing the protein MRKNIFTTVLLMGFLGFQSCDKYLDIVPDNVATLDYAFKDRVRAEQYLYTCYSYMPRHGLPQYPGQFDDFTWTHGGVDWLPQYGYFILRDGNNVTSPMLDYWTGQGGATHLWQAIRDCNIFIENVDKVRDLEDFEKKRWAAEAKFLKAYYHFFLMQMYGPIPIVDENLFVDVGPDEVAVTRRPIDEAVDYIVKTLDEAALDLPNKIEVEVSELGRITAPIVKSIKAKVLVTAASALFNGNTDYQSLANKDGVILFNQVYDPKKWQRAAVACKEAIDLCHEAGIKLYTYSNPSLGLSETSRLVLSTSRVVSDKWNVERIWGSGQYGNSRILEEYTLPPLDPNHTSFARSVMVPTLKAIEVFYSDKGVPISEDNTYDYANRYEVANTGENYKYLMQSNVQTAKLHLNREPRFYGSVAVDGGWWFGLGRFNENQQWPVNVRFGQQSGRASIERFSVTSFFIKKLSNFESAYNAKDYLDKRWDFPIFRLADLYLLYAEALNEMLDTPNEEVYEYLNLIRHRAGLQDLQTSWTNYSKFPDKFQNKAGMREIIRTERNIELAFEGHRFWDLRRWKTAIENFNQPVRGWSIEEKEVPNFYMVRTVFNANYNLRDVFWPIRQSELSTNRSLIQNLGW; encoded by the coding sequence ATGAGAAAGAACATATTTACGACAGTACTTTTAATGGGATTTTTAGGGTTCCAATCGTGTGACAAATATTTGGATATTGTACCGGACAATGTGGCTACACTAGACTACGCATTTAAAGATAGGGTACGAGCTGAACAATACCTTTATACTTGCTATTCCTATATGCCTAGGCATGGGTTGCCGCAATACCCCGGTCAGTTTGATGATTTTACTTGGACACATGGTGGGGTAGATTGGCTGCCGCAATATGGCTATTTCATCCTGCGGGATGGAAATAATGTGACGTCACCAATGTTGGATTATTGGACTGGTCAAGGCGGAGCTACTCATTTGTGGCAGGCCATCAGAGACTGTAATATTTTTATAGAGAATGTCGATAAAGTAAGAGATTTGGAGGATTTTGAAAAGAAAAGATGGGCCGCAGAAGCTAAGTTCCTAAAGGCTTATTATCATTTTTTCCTAATGCAAATGTATGGACCTATACCAATTGTGGATGAGAATCTGTTTGTGGACGTTGGTCCTGATGAAGTCGCCGTCACTCGTAGGCCAATTGATGAAGCAGTGGACTACATCGTGAAAACTTTGGATGAGGCGGCTCTGGATTTACCAAACAAGATTGAAGTGGAAGTTTCGGAATTGGGCCGTATTACCGCCCCGATAGTCAAATCTATCAAAGCAAAGGTATTGGTTACAGCTGCAAGTGCTCTTTTTAATGGAAATACCGATTATCAAAGCCTCGCGAATAAAGATGGAGTGATTCTTTTCAATCAGGTTTATGATCCAAAGAAATGGCAAAGGGCAGCAGTTGCCTGTAAGGAAGCCATTGATCTTTGTCATGAAGCTGGTATTAAACTGTATACCTATAGCAATCCTTCACTAGGCTTATCTGAAACTTCTAGACTGGTGTTATCCACAAGTAGGGTAGTGAGTGATAAGTGGAATGTAGAGCGTATCTGGGGGAGTGGGCAATACGGAAACAGCAGGATTTTGGAAGAATACACCTTACCACCTTTGGATCCCAATCACACTTCCTTTGCTAGATCAGTGATGGTACCAACGTTAAAGGCTATCGAAGTATTTTACTCTGATAAGGGCGTGCCTATTTCTGAGGACAACACCTATGACTATGCCAATAGGTATGAAGTCGCCAACACCGGGGAAAATTATAAATACCTGATGCAATCGAATGTGCAAACGGCAAAGCTACACCTGAATAGGGAGCCTCGATTTTATGGGAGTGTTGCAGTAGATGGAGGCTGGTGGTTTGGTTTGGGCAGGTTTAACGAGAATCAGCAATGGCCTGTGAATGTTCGCTTCGGTCAGCAATCGGGTCGCGCGAGTATTGAACGCTTTTCAGTTACTTCCTTTTTTATTAAAAAGCTTTCCAACTTCGAATCGGCTTATAATGCGAAAGATTACTTAGACAAACGTTGGGATTTTCCGATTTTTCGCTTAGCAGACCTTTATCTTTTATATGCTGAAGCGCTGAATGAAATGCTTGATACACCTAATGAAGAAGTTTATGAATACCTGAACTTGATCCGTCACAGAGCTGGTCTGCAAGATCTTCAAACTTCTTGGACCAATTACTCCAAATTCCCGGATAAGTTCCAAAATAAGGCAGGTATGCGGGAGATTATTCGTACCGAGCGAAATATAGAATTGGCATTCGAAGGACACCGCTTCTGGGACCTCAGACGTTGGAAAACAGCGATAGAGAATTTCAACCAACCTGTTCGGGGTTGGAGCATAGAAGAGAAGGAAGTTCCTAATTTCTATATGGTTAGAACTGTGTTCAATGCCAACTATAACCTCAGAGATGTTTTCTGGCCAATTCGACAAAGTGAGTTGTCGACAAACCGAAGTTTGATCCAAAACCTGGGATGGTAA
- a CDS encoding SusC/RagA family TonB-linked outer membrane protein: MNKSTKAFCCWMDLWKYTVTVGLITLFVVYSTAMPRELTVLEAPGLQELTIVGRVTDSLGAAVAGVSVVLKEDNKISTSTDERGMYVIKVPNHQSTLIFSFIGFQSQEQVVATRKEIDIVLNKSESEIDEVVVVAFGSQRKKELVGAMTTINPSELKVPSSNLTTALAGRLAGLVAYQRSGEPGQDNAEFFIRGVTTFGYASSPLILIDGVEMRSEDLARLQPDDIASFSIMKDASATALYGARGANGVILVNTKEGKEGKAQVSVRHEQSVSTATKNVELSDPIAYMKLHNEAVLTRDPLGILPYSQERIESTAKGLYPVAYPVTDWQSLLFNDFARNDRTNFNVSGGGKVARYYIAATYNRDKGILNVDERNNFNSNIDLKKYLLRSNININITNTTEAIVRLHGTFDDYTGPIEGATSLFGKVMRTNPVLFPAYYEPDSKHKDVTHILFGNYGTGGYLNPYADLMRGYKDYSKSLMMAQFELKQDLGFIIEGLKARGLFSTNRYSYFDVQRYYKPFYYSLGGYDKLTNEYTLTAINPESGQEHLDYAEGGKEISTNTYSEAALNYDRKFAENHNISSLLVFIMRNSLVGNAGSLQKSLAYRNMGLSGRMSYSYKDRYFVEGNFGYNGSERFDKSHRYGFFPSIGGGWVVSSEPFWTEGMQRLVSLLKVRGTYGLVGNDAIGSADDRFYYLSQMNMNNSSRGYTFGYDFQQTKNGISVSRYENPNITWETATKSNLGFEMKFLNGFTLNADFYKEHRTNILLSRSHVPATLGLQVTPKANLGEMKNRGIDASLDFSKTLANGWWMSARANFTYAQSELVVVSEPDYRDTPWKSMVGHSYGQKWGYVAERLFVDEYEVKNSPYQGAEVMAGDIKYKDINNDGKINELDQVPIGFPTIPQVIYGFGISTGYKSFDFSCFFQGLGRESFWINAEATAPFIGLNGNNLLKHYEESHWSESNRDLYALWPRLSNKENANNFATSTWFMRDGSFLRLKSVELGYTLPQKLTNRVGITKARFYLSGTNLLTFSSFKLWDPEMAGNGLGYPVQRVGNAGIQVLF, encoded by the coding sequence AGTACACTGTGACAGTAGGTTTGATAACGCTATTTGTTGTATATTCCACAGCCATGCCAAGGGAACTTACTGTGTTGGAAGCGCCTGGTCTACAGGAGTTAACTATTGTAGGACGTGTGACAGACAGTTTGGGGGCTGCAGTCGCCGGAGTTTCTGTTGTTTTGAAGGAGGATAATAAAATCAGTACTTCAACTGATGAGCGGGGAATGTATGTTATTAAAGTCCCAAATCATCAATCGACTTTAATTTTTTCTTTTATTGGATTTCAATCACAGGAGCAGGTTGTTGCCACTCGGAAGGAGATTGACATTGTTTTAAACAAATCCGAATCGGAGATTGATGAGGTTGTTGTTGTTGCATTTGGGTCACAGCGAAAGAAAGAATTAGTTGGAGCAATGACCACAATCAATCCCTCTGAATTAAAAGTTCCCTCGAGTAATTTAACAACTGCATTGGCCGGACGTCTCGCCGGACTAGTTGCCTATCAACGTAGCGGCGAACCAGGACAAGATAACGCAGAGTTTTTCATTCGTGGCGTTACCACATTTGGTTATGCTTCTAGTCCATTGATATTAATTGATGGGGTTGAGATGAGGTCGGAGGATTTGGCTAGGCTGCAACCTGATGATATTGCGAGTTTTTCCATTATGAAGGACGCTTCGGCGACTGCACTATATGGCGCACGAGGAGCAAATGGAGTCATCTTGGTAAATACCAAGGAAGGTAAAGAAGGTAAGGCACAAGTGTCCGTTAGGCACGAGCAATCTGTTTCTACCGCCACAAAAAATGTGGAGTTATCCGATCCTATTGCTTACATGAAATTGCATAATGAGGCAGTTTTAACAAGGGACCCCTTAGGTATTTTGCCCTATAGTCAAGAGAGAATTGAAAGTACTGCGAAGGGATTATACCCGGTCGCTTATCCAGTGACCGACTGGCAATCTCTATTATTCAATGATTTTGCAAGAAATGATCGTACGAACTTTAATGTAAGCGGGGGTGGAAAAGTAGCTCGTTATTATATCGCCGCTACCTATAATAGGGATAAGGGGATTTTGAATGTTGATGAACGAAATAATTTCAATAGCAATATTGACCTTAAGAAATATCTCTTACGCTCGAACATCAATATCAATATCACAAATACCACCGAAGCCATCGTACGATTGCATGGCACTTTCGATGACTATACCGGACCTATAGAAGGCGCCACCTCCTTATTTGGTAAGGTGATGCGAACCAATCCAGTGTTGTTCCCAGCTTACTATGAGCCAGATTCAAAGCACAAAGATGTTACCCACATCCTGTTTGGAAATTATGGAACAGGTGGCTACCTCAATCCGTACGCTGATTTGATGCGTGGTTATAAAGATTATTCCAAATCGTTGATGATGGCTCAATTTGAACTAAAGCAAGACTTAGGTTTTATTATAGAAGGATTAAAAGCGAGAGGGTTGTTTAGTACCAATCGTTATTCTTACTTTGACGTGCAGCGTTATTATAAACCTTTTTACTATAGTTTGGGTGGTTATGATAAGCTTACCAATGAATACACCCTAACGGCGATTAACCCGGAAAGTGGACAGGAACACTTGGATTATGCAGAAGGAGGTAAGGAAATAAGTACCAACACTTACTCAGAAGCGGCATTGAATTACGACCGAAAATTTGCTGAGAACCATAACATCAGCAGTTTGTTGGTTTTCATCATGCGCAACTCTCTAGTTGGAAATGCGGGCTCGCTTCAAAAATCATTGGCCTATAGAAATATGGGTTTATCTGGTCGTATGAGCTATTCCTACAAAGATAGGTACTTTGTGGAAGGAAACTTTGGTTACAATGGTTCCGAACGCTTTGACAAAAGCCATCGGTATGGTTTCTTCCCTTCTATTGGTGGAGGATGGGTGGTTTCTTCTGAACCATTCTGGACCGAAGGAATGCAACGGTTGGTTTCTCTACTCAAGGTGAGAGGAACCTATGGACTAGTAGGTAATGATGCAATTGGTAGTGCTGATGATCGTTTCTATTACCTCTCACAGATGAACATGAACAATTCTAGTCGAGGGTATACATTTGGCTATGATTTTCAGCAAACGAAAAATGGAATTTCCGTTTCAAGATACGAAAATCCGAACATTACTTGGGAAACAGCGACCAAGTCCAACCTAGGTTTCGAGATGAAATTCCTAAATGGTTTCACATTGAACGCAGATTTTTATAAAGAACATCGAACCAACATTTTATTAAGTAGAAGCCATGTTCCCGCCACTTTGGGTTTGCAGGTAACACCTAAAGCAAATTTGGGAGAAATGAAGAATAGGGGTATAGATGCTTCATTGGATTTTAGCAAGACCTTAGCCAATGGCTGGTGGATGTCCGCCAGAGCGAATTTCACCTATGCCCAGAGTGAGTTGGTTGTGGTTTCTGAACCCGATTATCGCGATACTCCATGGAAATCAATGGTGGGACATTCTTATGGACAAAAATGGGGCTACGTGGCCGAACGATTATTTGTAGACGAATACGAAGTGAAGAATTCACCTTATCAAGGAGCTGAGGTGATGGCGGGAGATATAAAATACAAAGACATCAACAATGATGGAAAGATTAATGAGTTGGACCAAGTACCGATAGGCTTCCCAACCATTCCGCAAGTTATTTACGGTTTTGGTATTTCTACAGGATATAAATCCTTTGACTTCTCTTGTTTCTTTCAAGGTTTAGGAAGGGAATCCTTCTGGATTAATGCGGAAGCTACAGCACCATTTATAGGCTTGAATGGGAATAACTTATTGAAGCACTATGAGGAAAGTCATTGGTCCGAATCCAACCGGGATCTTTACGCCCTATGGCCGAGATTATCAAACAAGGAGAACGCGAATAACTTCGCTACAAGTACGTGGTTTATGCGTGATGGCTCCTTTTTACGATTGAAATCTGTGGAATTGGGATACACCCTTCCTCAAAAACTCACTAACCGGGTGGGGATAACCAAAGCTCGATTTTATTTAAGCGGAACTAATTTATTAACCTTTAGTTCCTTCAAGCTATGGGATCCAGAGATGGCGGGAAATGGATTGGGATATCCTGTACAGCGCGTGGGAAATGCAGGCATTCAAGTTTTATTTTAA